Genomic segment of Eremothecium sinecaudum strain ATCC 58844 chromosome VIII, complete sequence:
TATGTAGATCACTTTGTAGCGCTTTTTGCTTTTGCTGCTCAAGTTTAACTCCTTCAGATCTGCTTTCCATCGTTTCAAACTCATATTTTAACATCTCTTCTTGCTGAATCATTTTGTCAATATCGGCTTGAATAATATGAACAAACCTGTCGAATCCAATTTCCAATTCTTGTCTAAATGGCGTAAAGTTATCTTCCATGTTTATGAAAGACCTGTAGCACTTAGAAATGTATTCTATAAATAATCTTTCTACCATCAGTTCATACTGTTCGTGTTTTTCGTCTTGCTCATCCAAGGTTGTAACTGGTAGGTTCAAAATCGTAACATCTTGGGTAATCTGGGATGTCTTAGATTCATCTAATTTCTGTAAACATGTATCCAGCCTCTTATTTATGTTCACAAGCCAGTGCAGCATTCCCAGAAACTTATGCCAGTTGGAACCCCCCACAGCTGAGATTTGAGACTTATTAATTGTTTCTAAGTACGGATAGTGGATTGTTCTCAAAATTGAATAAACCTCATTCTCAAGTGACTTTTTAAAAGCATAGCCAGGGTCTATTCTTTGGTATAACCAACGgaatatatatatgaaaTCCTTTTGCGTCGGCTGCTTTAGGgattttaatgaaatagGGTGCCCTGTGTCAATATCAAATCTTTGAAACTGAAGATACTCAAAGATTTCTTGCTGAAGCACTGATTGGTAGTTTTTATCGCGCAATGGTCTGGGATCTCGCACTTGCGACCCGTTAATTGAAGCACCATTTCCTCCTGCACCGTTCCCTGGCACTATTGACATACGCTGTGATGCCCGTATACTCCTTCGCAATGATTTTCTAACCTCATTGCCCCTTGCAATTGAACTTCGGGAGTTTCGTGCAAGGCTTTGGTTAATCATATCAGTTAAAGCTGATCCATCATTTGATAGCCCTTTTTTAGATGCATTATTTGTAAGTAGAGGTATCTGCGATGTAAAATTTTGAGGGTTCAATTGATTTAGCACACCATGGGCCCCGCTAGATCTCCTGCGATCGGCCATAACTTGACTTTAGTGCGCCTTTGTGTTATAAACCGGTCTCTTTGTACAAAATCTCATCTTTAGTACATGCCGTTTTATGATATCCGTTCTGTTTGTGATCAAGCAGATTTCATATCGTTTGTAACGAACAAAATTACTATCACGTGACTGTTTCCGGTCGATGATCCTTACTAATTGGATATTGCTGGCATTAAACTTAGATATAGCACTTCCTTATATCGTGTTACACATTGACGCTGGGGTTATGTTGGTTGCGCTTCGTTTACTATTTACTAAGGCACTCACGAGTCAGACTTGTGTTGAAAAAACTGGGCTCGGTCATAGGAACGGTACTATATTAGCAGCGAACAAAATCTGTAGAGTGTCTACCATGCCAAGTTCAGAGCCAACCAAGAGTATGAAGATTTTTAATTGTATTCCAGATATTGTTCAATGGAGACTCACACAAGTAAGTCGCCCAGTAGAAACAATTGGCTTCGTACCTACTATGGGCTGTCTCCACGCAGGTCACATAGCACTTGTAAACCAGTCAAGAAAGGAGAATAGCCTCACGGTGGTTTCCATCTTTGTAAACCCATCGCAGTTTGCGCCTGGTGAAGATCTAGACAAATACCCCAAGACATTAGAAGCTGATTTAGATCGCCTTAGAGACGCAGGCGTCGACGCCGTATTTGTTCCCACGCCAGCTATGTTGTATCCTCAAGGAATTCCTTTGGATGTTACCCAACAACGTGGCCCATTTGTCTCGGTCCATGGTATTAGCGAAGTGCTCGAGGGTCGTACACGGCCGAATTTCTTTCGCGGTGTCGCTACGGTCGTCACCAAGTTGTTTAATATCGTAAGTCCAGATAAAGCATACTTTGGCCAAAAGGACATCCAGCAATTCCTGGTTCTGGAAACTATGGTACGGGAGTTGTTCATGCCAGTAAAACTGGTCATGATGCCAATTGTCCGGGACGACTCCGGCTTGGCGCTAAGCAGCAGGAACCGGTATCTCTGTCCTGAATCTGCCCAACTTGCTAGCGCGATATATCGCGGCCTACAAAGTGCAGCTTCCGTAATTCAAAATGCCGCTGACCAAGTCTCCAGATCTGAAGTAGAAGCTGCGGCTTACAACCACTGGAACCCTCTAATCAATTCCGGAGACTTCAAGGTCGACTACCTGTCCATCGCCGAAAAATCCACCCTACAGGAACTTGGCCCATCTATCACTAAGTCGAAGCAAATCGTCCTCAGCTGTGCTGTCTACGTCACTGACCGTGAAAATAAAGCTACTGTTGTTAGACTTATCGACAACATCTTAATTGAAAATTGAAACCCCCAATTGGGAATTACATGTCAGTTCCGCAAGTCAGTCAGCAAGTCATCTCCAACTCAGCCTGAAAATCTGCCGATGATCAGCCCGAAAATCACCCGAACAAACATTCCGAAGCACGTGCTCAAATGTAGCCAATTCTGTATAAGCGTGACGCTGTAGTTGGATGAAGTGATATTTTTTCCCCTCATCTGGATTTAAGAATTTCCCAACGCCTGACATGGCCATTTATCCGATGGAGGCTCAGAATGTCTTTTGTAACCCATGTATAACACCTAACCGACTCTCTGTCTTTCCTCTTCACAAGACATTTACAGGGCTTCGCTCGAAAACTCCGAACTTTATCGAATATGGCGTATTCGTATACATGCTgttaaaacaaaaaaataGATATTGGCGTCTAAATCGATGCGTAAGGTAGAAGTCTGAAAGCAAGTGCATGCACTTCATCCAATTTTATCCAAATCTCTCAGTAGACATTACTGGAACTTCTTATCTGTAGTACGCTCTATTTGATAAATAGAGTTTTTGTACACGAAATTGcatttttaaaaacaaTTAAATCTGAACTATTAACAAAACAAAtaacaataataataaaacaaCAGATCTAGTAGAAATAAAGGCTACATTCTTTAGATATCAGCTATAGACAGGGTATAAAGCTGCGAATCATATCTACGTATATATATTCATGCATAATGATATAATTTTTTTCATTACCGCGTATATTGTTCTTCTCCGCGCTTACCCTTCACGTAAACTTAAAAATAGTCAGGCCCGATTATCAACATCAGGCGATTCAAATATCCTTCGCACCCTTAAGGAGAAGAAATTTAAATAAAGGAACTTAATCGAGATAAGTAAACTTCTAAAAATCATCTACTCCTGCCTAAACAAACAAGACTATATACTGTTTAACCCGTCTAATTTTAATCAACAGGGATAAACCATAATGCCTAAGTCAAAGAATGAAGCACACGAATGCGGGCAATTGCCATCCAAAACATACTACCAGGGAGAGCCTAGAAAAAGCATTTTAGACCCGCATCTCTCTGTATTAGAAATGCTTGAAAGACCAGAGTTAAACGAGGTGACAACACGAAGTGAGCTTCCGAGGACAGATTTCCAACAGCTAAACCCTGGCCAGCCGCTTCAAATTAGCATTTCGAAGTCGTGGGAAGCCATCAGGAAAACAGACTACTCATTTCTAGCTAACAGGACTAACTACTTATCTCAGAATAACGCGGTAGGGGTTCTTTCATCTTCAGATACTTCTGAGGAGGAGCGTGACACATACCTTTCTCCATCGCTCGACGGAGAAGCAACGAGGCCAACTACAGCGGCAAATATCAGTTTGCTCGATCCCTTACCGAGATCTGGTGTAAACTATACAGAGGACGACAAGGAAACGGTTACAGTAAGTATGGCCAACACTGCGACCCCGTTAGTGATGCCCAAGCTGTCATTATGCCACCGTGTATCAGAAACAAAGATTCTTCTCCTTGGGAAGCCAGCTAGGAAGTTCTGTGCAGGAATCCCAAAAACTTACCAAAAAATGTTTGAGATCGGCAGTTTATCCAAGCTAACGAAGCAGGAAATCACAAGGCGTTACTTTGCAGTTGTGATTATCTTTGACGATTTATCGTTGGCTATAGATCTCTTGGATAAACTATGCGAAAAGACCGTGCATCCCACCGTAATACCAATATGCCAAAAGGGCCAGAGACATAACCTCAGCTCTGTATTAAAGAAATACACCGCTACTAATCGTATCAATTTGTTCTGCCACCCAGTTACAATGTCTAATCACCACGAAAAGCACAGGATGTTGAAAACCTTATATCAAATATACAACGATTCGGAGTCCGAATGCGACACAATAGAGTCTATTAAAAATCACTCGAGAAAATCGAAAAAGAGAATAGGCTCAGTGAAATACTGGGCCCTATGGACCACTTCCGTCACCATCGGTGTCGGAATTGGATGCTGCATCTCCCTATTGCTCACAAGCAAGTATATTTTACTCTCGCCGCGACTAGTTCAAATGAATAGTTTGAGAACCATTAGCATGACGCCTACTCAGCCACCAGAAAAACCATCGCATAATATGATTCACTACTTTTATTACCTGTGTAAGACAACTATCACAAACTTGAACTACACATTGAAGCACATGCTCATGGAGAAGTTCGATTCTTCTCGTACTTGGATTCAGACTTTGGGTGTTGAATTTAGCTGCGATAATTCCATCCTAGAGCTGAATAAGATGATGCCTCTAGATTTTATTACTTTATGACTTAAATGTATATAATTGATAAACGTTACCGAGGACTATTCGTCTATCCTATTCAACCAGTTTGGCATAACAAAGAATAGTATGTAGTTTATTATATATGAAACAAtagtatatataatatatatatatatatatatatatatatatttatatatgtATGTATATCATGTTGCTTTATTTTATGATTCTGTCATTCGTACCTCAACTATCATATCGCACGAACAAGATTTTTTTATGATGACCTCGTTAAAAATGGTGATGAATTTAGGCATCTATTAATGTAACAAGTTACATTATCAGTCTATATGTTTTAAAACAGCATGGACTTTAGCTTCAACTAAAATGTTTCCGAAGATATTCAGGCCGCCGTTTAAGCTGGGGCTTCGAACCCAGCTTACGATTTTAGTTTGCATAATCGCTCTGTCTTCTTTGATCATACTCGGAGTAATGACATGCGTTTATTTTACTATGAATTATGATGCTGTAATAGGCGAAAGGTTACACCTCTCCGCACAGCTAAAGGCGTCTCAGGTTGATACCACGTTGTCATTACTTTATCATCAGTGTAATATGTTGTCTGCTACAGAACCGATTAAGAATACGTTACTAAAATACCGCGTTGTAAATAATAGATCTAGTGTCGATTGGACTCAGGCTGAGGACGTTTTGAGTGGTTATTTGACGACTTCGAACACCACGTACGCTATAAGGCTGTATGACAGTGCTTTCAATAGAGTTCTTTCTCTAACTAATACCGCTTCCAGTATTCCGGACAAACTGCTGTCAGTTTTATTACCTCTGGACAGTAACGATCCGCTACCGTCAACAATTCATGATAATGCACTGCTGGTGAATCCTGTTCGAAATGATAGTATGCAGTATTTGATGTCCATCTCTATTCCAGTTTTTTCAACTGTTTCAATAATAACGAAGAGTCGTGACATCGCGGGCTATATGACTGTGGTTATGTCTGCAGATGTCATAAAATCAATGATACATGAAGCTACCGGACTGGACAAGTCGAAAGCCTTATTAGTATCCCGTGTAGCTGACCCAGCGGGTAATTCTTCATCATATGAGGTACTTTTCCCGAATGAGTTAAGTAACGAACATCCTCCGAATGGAAAATACCAAATAAGATCGGATTCATTTCTATACGACGGGTTTAACGAAAGGAAAGGTGGTGTGCGGACGAAAGGTACGTCATTTTTAGGATCTAAGGTTGCTGTAGGCTACTCGCCAAGTAGTTTTTTCCTAGTTGACTGGGTAGCCATTATTAGACAGCCTATAGATGAGTTTTCGGCACCAGTAGTTAAATTAGCCAAAATTCTCACGGTGACAGTGATTGCAGTTGCAGTGTTTGTTTGTATTCTCACTTTTATCATAACTAATTGGGCAGTTAAACCAATCGTGAGACTACAGAAAGCCACAGAGCAAATTGCAGCTGGAAGAGGATTGAGATCTTCCACCAATGAAAGTAGGAATTCAAGCCAGTCTAATTTTATGATGTTGACTAATTCCAAGAGCTCGTACTCTGGCCGTCGTTGCTCCACTCCGCAGGTTACAACACCAAGGGTGTCGAATTCTAGTGGATACACGCCAGGCCAGTGCAATGCAGGCATTTTCCGTTCTATGGTTGAAGGAAACGGGTATCATGAAAACAAATTTATACCATGTGAGGCTCAACAGTCTATGCCGTCTTCATATGATGTATCGGAAAATTACAATATTTCGAATCGGTGGACTGAGGCTAGAATACCTTTCTACAGGAGGTTATTCTCTGACGAGCTGTCAGAATTAACCGATACATTTAATACGATGACAGATGAACTTGATAGGTACTATGCATTGTTGGAAGATCGTGTCCGTGCACGTACTAAGCAGCTAGAAGCAGCAAAGATAGAGGCCGAGGAAGCCAATGAAGCGAAAACAGTTTTCATTGCTAACATATCGCATGAACTAAGAACACCTTTGAACGGTATCCTAGGGATGACTGCAATCGCTATGGCCGAGAAAGATATGGAAAAAGTTGGCAATAGTTTAAAATTGATCTTTAGATCTGGTGAATTGCTATTGCATATTTTAACTGAACTTTTAACATTTTCTAAAAATGTGATGAAACGAACTAAACTAGAAGAGAGGAATTTCTCTATGATCGAGGTTGCTCTTCAGACCAAATCAATTTTTGGTAAGCTTGCTGTGGATCAGCATGTTAGTTTCTCCATATATCTAATGCCTAATGTGATAAGATCAATGGTATTATGGGGAGATTCCAATAGAATTATACAAATAGTGATGAACTTAGTATCTAATGCACTCAAGTTCACGCCTGTTGATGGTAAAGTTTTGGTGAAAATAAAGATAGTAGGTGAATATGACGAAGAACGAAGTAAAGCCTGCGAATTTTCGGAGGTATATATTAAACCAGGTACAGAAATTACAGATGAGTGTGTCGTGTATTCAGGCCGGCGCGAAATACCGAAGGAATCTGAGCCTGTTGTGATAACGAATAATGAAAAGATAGTGCAAAATGATGTTTCGACCGACTCTGATACTTTTAGTATAGGTTCTTTTTCATCATCTGATTCCAGTCTTTATGAAGATTTACCATTCCACTTCCAATTTAAGCAGGAAAACAATATCGAttcagaagatgaagatgcaACTTCAATTGAAAAGGTTGAAAATCCGAAAACTTGGGTATTTGCAATTGAAGTAGAAGATACTGGACCTGGGATTGATCCATCATTACACGATTCTATATTTAAACCATTTGTACAAGGTGACCAAACGCTTTCAAGACAACATGGTGGTACTGGGCTGGGTCTCTCAATTTGCCGACAACTTGCTACAATGATGAACGGAACAATGAAACTGGATAATGATGTTCGTAAGGGATGTAAATTTACTTTCACCGTTCCCTTGCGTCAAACTGGGAATGTCAGTTTTAATGAGAAGGAAAGTAAGTTCGATGATGAATTCAACGTGGAAAGCAAGAAGAACAGGAAAATCACATTTAACATAGACAAGAGTAACGACTCAAGTGGGCAGTTATCCAAATCACCTGATCGTAAGAAAAGTGGCGAATTCAGATCATCCCACGGAACTAATGAGACTTCTAGCTTGCGCACTGATCGCCCATTTTTACAGAGTACTGGAACCGCTATATCTACCAGGAGTGTATCTACTGTTGCCAGTCTAAAAACAAATACTAAGGTTTTGATTGCTGAGGACAACAATGTGAACCAGGAAGTAATAAAAAGAATGCTGTTTTTGGAAGGCAATTTCGATGTCGACCTAGTTTGTGATGGACAGGAAGCACTAGATAAAGTTAAAGAATTAATGAAATCAGGAGGACATTACGCAATAATTTTCATGGATATACAAATGCCTAAAGTGGACGGTTTGCTAGCTACAAAGCAAATACGTAATGAACTGAATTACAAGCACCCTATTGTAGCTTTAACTGCATTTGCTGATGATAGTAATATTAAAGAGTGCCTCGATGCGGGAATGAACGATTTCTTATCGAAGCCCATTAAACGGCCAATGTTAAAAAAGATTCTGACGAAGTACTCTAAAATTAAATAGTTCAGCAGACAAAGTATATAGCGTCAATAATTTTCAATAAGATACATCGTTAACAATGTAAAAACCCAAAAAGTTTTATAATTACGTAGTTATAAAATGTGATACAGGCGTGAGTGTATATTTTGTACAAAAAAGACAATTGAAAAACGTAATATCTGAAAATATCATGTGGCGAAATCAACTAtttcaacttcttctttggaCGCAATTGGTTAGTGTGACCACACTTTCTCTTTCTACAGTTGGTAGCTCTGGCTGGCAATCTAGCGTAACACTTTCTGCAGACAGACTTTTCACAGTTGTACTTGGAAGCCAAAGCCTTCAAAGATGGTTCGATAATACCACCTCTCAATCTCAAGACCAAGTGAAGAGTAGATTCCTTTTGGATGTTGTAGTCAGACAAGGTTCTACCATCTTCCAATTGCTTACCAGCAAAGATCAATCTTTGTTGGTCAGGTGGAATACCTTCCTTGTCTTGGATCTTAGCCTTGACGTTGTCAGTGGTGTCGGAAGATTCGACTTCCAAAGTGATGGTCTTACCGGTTAAGGTCTTGACGAAACTGTAAAATTATGTTAGTAAGACAGCACAAGAAATCGTAAAAACCACAGATTGAAGGTATAATGAGCACTGTTTCTCAGCATATTCCAAACATCAAACATAATAACAAAAACGGCAGCAGTACTTCTAAATCCCACAGAAACTAATCAAAATTATTGTAGTATACTTCATCAAGTCCAATGCGTGATAAACAGTCCTACAGACTGAATAAACCACTGATATGCTATCAAAACTGGTGTTCCTATCATTTCAATCCCAACGtttcatcaatattatcCATACATTTGCATCTTTGAATCTTGATCTTTCTCCGCTAACTGTACTGTTGCATAATATGAACCAGTTCTTAAAAGTGGAAAAGTTCCAGAAGGTAGAGGTACCACAACGAGCGAGTCGGTGAAGCAAGCTGGGGCTTCAGGAGGCCATACCGAGAAACCGGTTCCTCCGCCGTTTCTGAGCATTTCTTCCTTGTCATATAATCCATTTCCGAGActtcaaaaaaaaaaaactaGAAAATGTAAGGGTGCAAATAAACGGATGTACAGATGTACAGTCACGAGACATAAAGTTACCCTCTTTAAGGGTGGCAAAATGATGATTCCGAAAAAAATTGAGAATCAAAAAGTAGAGTAGTTCTAATATAGCTTGGTACATTTGTTTATATTAACATCATCATAGTTTTAATAGATTGTACAACAGTTGTTGGCTCCTGAGATTTTAATCCTTGAGAAGCGAACTGGGCTATTCCTTGAAGAGTTCACTTTTTCATAAAGGAATTACGATGTCGCAGGCAAGTGATATGAATCCATCAATATCCGTGGATTATTCTAAGGTTGCCGCTTACTTACAACTGGATGATGAAAAGATAAAAGGATTTGATGAGTCATTAGTAAAGATATTTGAACAAAAAGCCCATGCTTTTGAGCAGTTAAAGGCAGAGAACATGCGTTTGTCGATTACGATAGATAGTGTGAAGAGTAGTtcagaaaagaaaattgGATCGTTTAAGAAGCAGGTCGAAAAGCTACTGGCCGATGCTGAGGCAAGGCAGCAAGAGAACAGTAAAGAAGAGGATATGAGACTGAAACTAATTGAAGAGAAGGGCAGACTTTCGCAGGAGATTGTGCTGTTGCGTTCCAAGGTTGAAGAACAAAAGCAGCAGCGTGAACTTGCGGAAATGGCAAAGCAAGATATAACGAAACTGCTTGAAGAGAAGATATCTGATTTACAAGCGACTAAATCAGAGGTAGATAAACTGCTGAGCACCAATAAAGAGTCGCGCAAACAATTGATGGAGTTGGAGTTAGCTTCACAGAATCTTAAGTCCCAGGCGTTACGCGATAGCTCTAAGATAGAAAGGTTGGAACAGGAGTTGAACATGACCAAGTCTAACAATGAATGGTTAAGTAGTCAACTAGAAGCCAGATCCACCGAGCTGAATGAGTACAGGGGAAAGACCAATGCAGAGCTGCAAAGCTGTCATAGCCAACTGAATTTTGTAAGCAACGATCTTGACATTGCACGTTCAAACAATAATATGCTGAAGAAAAAGACAACCGAGTTATCAAACCAATTGACTGAAAAGCTGGAAGAAGTTAAAAGGTTGACTGATTTGCGGAATACTGAAAAGGAGGAATTTACAAAAGAAATGTCCCTGAAGCAAAGGTTAATCGACCTTCTTGAAGGACAAGTTGATTCAATGAAGGCAGATCTTGAAAAAGCCTACAGCATAGACCATGGTACTTCTTTCCCACAAAGCGAAAAAGATCGTATTTTGGACGAATTGTTTGATACAAAGAAAAGACTTGAGTCTTCTCAGGCCAAAGTTGCTAAGCTCGAGAAAACTGTTAATGAACTTTTATCTATTAATGACAATATTGCCAGTGCAGACCTAATGAGTGAAActtcatcaatatcttATCAAAATCAATCTCATAAGCTACATGGGGAAATTGGACTTCTAAAGAAACAATCAATTAAGGAGAGGCGGCAAAAGGAGGAACTTGAGCATCAGGTGGAAGCTTTTGTGGTGGAATTGGAGCATAAAATCCCCGTTTTGAACTCATTTAAAGAAAGGACTGAGTTATTGGAGAAAGAGTTGAACGATGTTACGCTTCTTCTTGAGTCAACTGCTCAAGAAAGAGATCAAAGAACCGCCGAATTGAAGCAATACAAGAGCAAGATAAGTTCCTATGAAGAACAAGTATGTTCTTTAATCAGACAGCGTTCAGACCTTGCTCACCAGGTTCAGTATTTGTTAATAAATATTTCCGTAACAGAAGATTCTAGAGGGCCGTTATCTTCTAAGGAGGTAGAGTTCATTCGGAAAATTATTGCCTCTGAAGACGATGCTGCAGAATCCGATACACAAACAGTAATTTCCGAACGATTAGTTGAATTTCAATCTGTGATAGAATTGCAGCAGAAAAATGTGGAACTTCTCAATACTATACGGCAACTGGCAGATAAAgtggaagaagaagaaagaaaatCACGCTCATCATCAAAAGCAGTAGACCAAGAAACCATAAAGGAAGCTAAGGAAGCAATTTTATCTTTACAAGAACATACACAGAATTTAGAAGACCAATTATCTATCTTGGCAAAAGAACGAGATGCATTAAAGCTCCTGGTTGCTGGCCATAGGAACGGCAAAGAGCGTAGCGAACTATTACCTAAAGAGCAGTTGGACGAAGCAAAGAAAAGAATTGTAGAATTAGAAGATCATCTAAAAACTGTTTCAGAGGAATCATCCAAAAATATGAAATTACTAAATGAAGAGATCATGAATCTTTACAAGTCGAAGTCCCAAGCTTCACTAAGTATGGAAAAGGAAAGATCTTCTAGGATATTAGCGGAAGAGAGACTAAAGTTGTTGCATACCACATTAGATTTAACTAGAAGTGAAAATGACGAACTAAAAAAGAGAGCCGAAAAATTACAATCCATTGTACTGGAACAAGATGCTAAAACACAATCTACTATTGAGGAAATAGTTTTGACTAAGTCTCGAGTGTCTGAGTTAATATCTCAGTTAAGCATAGTTCAATCTGAGCGCGATTTGCTGCGGAAGATTGAATCAGAACTAAAAAATGAGAATGAGAATCTGTCCAAGCAAAAATCTGAGTCATTAATACTTATTTCCCAATTACAGACATTACAGAATGAACGTGACACACTTCTGGACGAAACTCAGCGTAGTTACAGGGAAAAGTTTGAGCGTGTAGAGGCAGATTTGAGGAACGCTCGGGAGCAGTTGGATAAAAAGTCAAGAGAGTTAGAGGACCAAAGGTCAACAGAGTCTGCTCAATTTAAGTGGTTCCAGACAAAGGTTGATTCTTTAAACGAGGAATTGGACTCTACACGGCGCTCTTTGCAAGAGAAAGTCATTTCAGTTGAAACATTGCAGATACAAATAAGTAACCTAACTGCAAAATTGGAAGAAACGCAACTTCGGGCGCAGTCATATAGCGTTTTAACGAATTCTGATGGCGCATCTGAACAGATAGAGTCTCTGCGTAAGAACCTAG
This window contains:
- the MLP2 gene encoding Mlp2p (Syntenic homolog of Ashbya gossypii AFR286W; Syntenic homolog of Saccharomyces cerevisiae YKR095W (MLP1) and YIL149C (MLP2)), with the protein product MSQASDMNPSISVDYSKVAAYLQLDDEKIKGFDESLVKIFEQKAHAFEQLKAENMRLSITIDSVKSSSEKKIGSFKKQVEKLLADAEARQQENSKEEDMRLKLIEEKGRLSQEIVLLRSKVEEQKQQRELAEMAKQDITKLLEEKISDLQATKSEVDKLLSTNKESRKQLMELELASQNLKSQALRDSSKIERLEQELNMTKSNNEWLSSQLEARSTELNEYRGKTNAELQSCHSQLNFVSNDLDIARSNNNMLKKKTTELSNQLTEKLEEVKRLTDLRNTEKEEFTKEMSLKQRLIDLLEGQVDSMKADLEKAYSIDHGTSFPQSEKDRILDELFDTKKRLESSQAKVAKLEKTVNELLSINDNIASADLMSETSSISYQNQSHKLHGEIGLLKKQSIKERRQKEELEHQVEAFVVELEHKIPVLNSFKERTELLEKELNDVTLLLESTAQERDQRTAELKQYKSKISSYEEQVCSLIRQRSDLAHQVQYLLINISVTEDSRGPLSSKEVEFIRKIIASEDDAAESDTQTVISERLVEFQSVIELQQKNVELLNTIRQLADKVEEEERKSRSSSKAVDQETIKEAKEAILSLQEHTQNLEDQLSILAKERDALKLLVAGHRNGKERSELLPKEQLDEAKKRIVELEDHLKTVSEESSKNMKLLNEEIMNLYKSKSQASLSMEKERSSRILAEERLKLLHTTLDLTRSENDELKKRAEKLQSIVLEQDAKTQSTIEEIVLTKSRVSELISQLSIVQSERDLLRKIESELKNENENLSKQKSESLILISQLQTLQNERDTLLDETQRSYREKFERVEADLRNAREQLDKKSRELEDQRSTESAQFKWFQTKVDSLNEELDSTRRSLQEKVISVETLQIQISNLTAKLEETQLRAQSYSVLTNSDGASEQIESLRKNLEKANINLSDAYSQIEHYKCLSKASEESASEISKVLEESHENFRKRISDFEDETNKMRDHISMLTEEVKNLNNELDYQKSQHEKEKSDLANKLSILEGSQQSVDTLKSEYEQKIAKLQEDLNEQAQYANKAISNYEQELQKHADVTKTISLLREECQKYRAEMEKFRQSARDAHNALERGDREWSQQKTELEKQYSSLQQRVEELTTQNRLLYDQIELLSRSKESASSNSEDISYDARELLVTLRRERDILATKLDVSLREEKILRQRLELTKSELEAVRVELSKTQSLSNDTAITLENQEQIMEKLNQLNLLRESNVTLRNESKRYVEENHKLKEQISELQERLQPLESELRSSSMKITEKTQQIDLLKEEIGRWKQRSEDIIHKYERVDPEEYRKLLDKVTELKAELEKKSSEYNESQERFKKLRKQANERLVELKNAKQAVETELELNTEAKAKLEAQVSDAQSKIAKLEQQLNAKPEGLDIHTENLKKELEETRAKLAEAEETVSSLNSAIAASESSFRVQIDELSEKIKLLEKNEATSSAENNSDQDMPANVAVIIGNLKAEFEQERQALLEQNEKILNERLEAQRKEILEEYEKSKKDLEAAKGTSQSTPSLDEEALRKQLEAELESETLQRIHEAEEALKKRIRLPSEERINHVIERRQKALEEEFEAKVNARANELFKENPESFIGNTAELIKSHKDEIQKLKDELKAEFEEQANQIRRKALEEGKQQLSMKVRLLESKIAKLEGQAKSSNSNVPAKIPMNKNDNALPSATPIALLPSPFQVAFGQANFGNTSFGSLVKKSEEVKEVNPTAPNIKIENENMPTNKRQFEEENSESSEKRLKEE